One Streptomyces sp. NBC_00223 genomic window carries:
- a CDS encoding sensor histidine kinase, whose translation MQRIYDFFRRHPTWVDGFWALVLLAVCAVWVAASHDKSLTSRLAAIPLSIALALVVTLRRRAPEKMLLLALAAGLAQLACDVRTNPGDAAFLVIIYTCASNGQRWSSRLALIAGLAAAPVSMLRWPPDEPYATVWTTLLQTFFLAVIFALSWVVGDRLRTRRAYYAELEERAARLHREREAQSKAAVAAERARIARELHDVVAHNVSVMVVQADGAAYVLDAAPDQAKQALSTISSTGRQALAEMRRLLGLLRAGDDAGGEYVPQPGVDQLADLIDQVRGAGLPVRFEVAGEARPLSSGIELTAYRIVQEALTNVRKHGGDGVSAKVQLGFGDSALDLLIEDDGRGARHEVYEQGGRDGLGQGLIGMRERIGMIGGTLDAGPRPGGGFRISAVLPLRAVR comes from the coding sequence GTGCAGCGCATCTACGACTTTTTCCGCAGACACCCCACGTGGGTCGACGGCTTCTGGGCCCTCGTCCTCCTCGCGGTGTGCGCGGTGTGGGTCGCGGCGAGCCACGACAAGTCCCTGACCTCCCGGCTCGCGGCGATCCCCCTGTCGATCGCCCTCGCGCTGGTCGTGACCCTGCGGCGGCGCGCGCCGGAGAAGATGCTGCTGCTCGCCCTCGCCGCCGGACTCGCCCAGCTCGCGTGCGACGTGCGGACGAATCCGGGCGACGCCGCCTTCCTCGTCATCATCTACACCTGCGCCTCCAACGGGCAGCGCTGGTCCTCGCGGCTGGCCCTGATCGCGGGCCTGGCCGCGGCCCCGGTGTCGATGCTCCGCTGGCCGCCGGACGAGCCGTACGCGACGGTCTGGACGACACTGCTCCAGACCTTCTTCCTGGCCGTGATCTTCGCGCTGTCCTGGGTGGTCGGCGACCGGCTGCGCACCCGGCGGGCGTACTACGCGGAGCTGGAGGAGCGGGCCGCCCGCCTCCACCGGGAGCGCGAGGCGCAGTCCAAGGCCGCGGTCGCCGCCGAGCGGGCCCGGATCGCCCGCGAGCTGCACGACGTGGTCGCCCACAACGTCTCGGTGATGGTCGTCCAGGCCGACGGGGCCGCGTACGTCCTGGACGCGGCGCCCGACCAGGCCAAGCAGGCCCTCAGCACGATCTCCAGCACCGGCCGCCAGGCCCTCGCCGAGATGCGCCGGCTGCTCGGCCTGCTGCGGGCCGGGGACGACGCGGGCGGCGAGTACGTGCCGCAGCCCGGCGTCGACCAGCTCGCCGACCTCATCGACCAGGTGCGCGGCGCGGGCCTGCCCGTACGGTTCGAGGTGGCCGGTGAGGCCCGGCCGCTGTCCAGCGGCATCGAGCTGACCGCGTACCGGATCGTGCAGGAGGCGCTGACCAATGTGCGCAAGCACGGCGGCGACGGGGTGAGCGCCAAGGTCCAGCTGGGCTTCGGCGACTCCGCGCTCGACCTGCTGATCGAGGACGACGGCCGGGGCGCGCGGCACGAGGTGTACGAGCAGGGCGGCCGGGACGGACTCGGCCAGGGCCTGATCGGCATGCGGGAACGCATCGGGATGATCGGGGGCACGCTGGACGCCGGGCCCCGGCCGGGCGGCGGCTTCCGGATCAGCGCGGTGCTGCCCCTCCGGGCGGTGCGGTGA
- a CDS encoding response regulator transcription factor: MAIRVMLVDDQVLLRTGFRMVLAAQPDMEVVAEAGDGAEALEVLRHTRVDVVLMDVRMPRMDGVEATRKIRGGDRGEPGGPRVLILTTFDLDEYAFAALKAGASGFMLKDVPPDELLTAIRLVHSGDAVVAPSTTRRLLDRFTPMLPSSGAADQHKEIDRLTDREREVLLLVAQGLSNGEIAAKLVLSEATVKTHVGRILTKLDLRDRVQAVVLAYESGLVRAGGGAY, translated from the coding sequence ATGGCGATCCGCGTCATGCTCGTCGACGACCAGGTGCTGCTGCGCACCGGCTTCCGGATGGTGCTCGCCGCCCAGCCGGACATGGAGGTCGTCGCCGAGGCGGGCGACGGCGCCGAGGCGCTTGAGGTGCTGCGGCACACCCGGGTGGACGTCGTGCTGATGGACGTCCGGATGCCGCGGATGGACGGTGTGGAGGCGACCCGGAAGATCCGCGGAGGCGACCGCGGCGAGCCCGGCGGCCCGCGCGTACTCATCCTGACCACCTTCGACCTCGACGAGTACGCCTTCGCCGCGCTCAAGGCGGGCGCGAGCGGCTTCATGCTCAAGGACGTGCCGCCGGACGAACTGCTCACCGCGATCCGGCTGGTCCACAGCGGTGACGCGGTGGTCGCCCCGAGCACCACCCGGCGGCTGCTCGACCGCTTCACCCCGATGCTGCCCAGCTCCGGCGCCGCCGATCAGCACAAGGAGATCGACCGGCTGACCGACCGCGAGCGCGAGGTGCTGCTGCTGGTCGCCCAGGGCCTGTCGAACGGGGAGATCGCCGCGAAGCTCGTGCTCTCCGAGGCGACGGTCAAGACACATGTCGGCCGCATTCTCACCAAACTGGACCTGCGCGACCGGGTGCAGGCGGTGGTGCTGGCCTATGAGTCCGGCCTGGTCAGGGCGGGCGGTGGCGCGTACTAG
- a CDS encoding quinone oxidoreductase family protein: MRAIVFEELGGPEVLTVAEVPVPVPGPGEVTIDVAYAGVNFADIKARAEGYRIPGLPFRPGLEVSGLVREVGEGVTDFVPGQEVAAFIGGGGYAEVAVAPAATVFPVPAGLSLRTGATLPSVLPTAYALLHEVGRLREGDTVLVQGAAGGVGTVAGQLARMGGASAVYGVVSSLDKAEHALKSGYDQVFEATTFDADVRAATGGRGVDIALDPVGGETFRRTLAVVGRFGRLVSFGNAGNEEPWQVGPAQTYPLGVSVAGFSILTMAADDPAALRSLADRAFHAVTEGGVELPVSAEFALEDAARAHELVESRTSTGKLLLRVAGGAE; this comes from the coding sequence ATGCGCGCCATCGTCTTCGAAGAACTCGGCGGTCCTGAGGTACTCACGGTCGCCGAGGTGCCGGTACCCGTGCCCGGCCCCGGCGAGGTCACCATCGACGTCGCCTACGCGGGGGTGAACTTCGCCGACATCAAGGCCCGCGCGGAGGGCTACCGCATACCCGGCCTGCCCTTCCGCCCCGGCCTTGAGGTCTCCGGGCTGGTCCGGGAGGTCGGCGAGGGCGTGACCGACTTCGTCCCCGGCCAGGAGGTCGCCGCGTTCATCGGCGGCGGCGGGTACGCGGAGGTCGCCGTCGCGCCCGCCGCCACGGTCTTCCCGGTCCCCGCCGGGCTCTCGCTGCGCACCGGCGCGACCCTGCCCAGCGTGCTGCCCACCGCGTACGCCCTGCTGCACGAGGTCGGCAGGCTGCGCGAGGGCGACACCGTACTCGTCCAGGGCGCGGCCGGCGGGGTCGGCACGGTCGCGGGCCAGCTCGCCCGGATGGGCGGCGCGTCGGCGGTCTACGGGGTCGTCTCCAGCCTCGACAAGGCCGAGCACGCCCTCAAGTCCGGCTACGACCAGGTGTTCGAGGCGACCACCTTCGACGCGGATGTGCGCGCGGCGACCGGCGGGCGGGGTGTGGACATCGCGCTCGACCCGGTCGGCGGCGAGACGTTCCGCCGTACGCTCGCGGTCGTCGGGCGTTTCGGGCGGCTGGTCTCCTTCGGCAACGCGGGCAACGAGGAGCCCTGGCAGGTCGGGCCCGCCCAGACGTATCCGCTGGGCGTGTCGGTCGCCGGGTTCTCCATCCTCACGATGGCTGCGGACGATCCTGCGGCGCTGCGGTCGCTCGCCGACCGCGCCTTCCACGCGGTCACCGAGGGCGGGGTGGAGCTGCCGGTCAGCGCGGAGTTCGCGCTGGAGGACGCGGCGCGGGCGCATGAGCTGGTGGAGTCCCGTACGAGTACGGGGAAGCTGCTGCTGCGGGTCGCGGGCGGGGCCGAGTAG
- a CDS encoding threonine aldolase family protein, with product MGDDGGKVRRRDAVRGCARVLSRPAPTKLGEKLAQLSADADGVHDLDAEADFYGDGVVAAVEAKVAELLGTEDAAFFPTGTMAQQAALRAWAGRTGNPTVALHPLAHPEVHERDALRTVSGLRTVHPTTAPRLPTAADIRDFEEPFGTLMLELPLRDAGFVLPTWEELTQTVAAARERDAVVHFDGARLWECPPHFGHSLQEIAGLADSVYVSFYKSLGGISGAALAASGDLIAEAKAWRHRYGGLLFQQFPAALSALAGLRNELPRLPSYVAHAKTVATALRDGLADAGLTWPRVHPEPPHTHQFQLWLPYPADALNDASLRQAEQTGVSLFGTGLFHEPGLPGLSTTEVTVAASALEWTAPDIHAAAASFAHCLDSLD from the coding sequence ATGGGTGATGACGGAGGCAAGGTACGGCGGCGGGACGCGGTGCGGGGCTGCGCGCGGGTGCTGTCGAGACCCGCGCCGACGAAGCTGGGGGAAAAGCTCGCGCAGCTCAGTGCCGACGCGGACGGCGTCCACGACCTGGACGCCGAAGCCGACTTCTACGGTGACGGCGTCGTCGCCGCCGTAGAAGCGAAGGTCGCCGAACTGCTCGGCACAGAGGACGCCGCCTTCTTCCCGACCGGCACCATGGCCCAGCAAGCCGCCCTGCGCGCCTGGGCCGGCCGTACCGGCAACCCCACGGTCGCCCTCCACCCCCTCGCCCACCCCGAAGTGCACGAGCGCGACGCCCTCCGCACCGTCAGCGGCCTGCGCACCGTCCACCCGACCACCGCACCGCGCCTGCCGACCGCGGCGGACATCCGCGACTTCGAGGAGCCCTTCGGCACCCTGATGCTCGAACTGCCGCTGCGCGACGCCGGCTTCGTACTCCCGACGTGGGAAGAGCTGACGCAGACCGTCGCCGCCGCCCGCGAGCGCGACGCGGTCGTGCACTTCGACGGCGCCCGCCTGTGGGAGTGCCCGCCGCACTTCGGCCACTCGCTCCAGGAGATCGCCGGCCTCGCGGACAGCGTCTACGTGAGCTTCTACAAGTCGCTCGGCGGCATCTCCGGCGCCGCCCTGGCCGCCTCCGGCGATCTGATCGCGGAGGCGAAGGCCTGGCGGCACCGCTACGGCGGCCTGCTCTTCCAGCAGTTCCCCGCGGCCCTGTCCGCCCTCGCGGGGCTGCGGAACGAGCTGCCGCGACTGCCCTCCTACGTCGCGCACGCCAAGACCGTCGCCACCGCCCTGCGCGACGGCCTCGCGGACGCGGGCCTGACCTGGCCCCGGGTGCATCCGGAGCCGCCGCACACCCACCAGTTCCAGCTGTGGCTGCCCTACCCGGCCGACGCGCTCAACGACGCGTCGCTGCGCCAGGCCGAACAGACCGGCGTCAGCCTCTTCGGCACCGGCCTCTTCCACGAGCCCGGGCTGCCGGGCCTGTCCACGACCGAGGTGACGGTCGCCGCCTCCGCCCTGGAGTGGACGGCGCCCGACATCCACGCGGCGGCCGCGTCCTTCGCCCACTGCCTGGACAGCCTCGACTGA
- a CDS encoding Rossmann-like and DUF2520 domain-containing protein: MVVDEKPARLTVGVVGTGRVGPALAAALKLAGHRPVAASGVSDASRRRAEALLPGVPLMEPAAVLARADLVLLTVPDDALPDLVAGLARTGAVRPGQLLVHTSGRYGAAVLDPARRAGALPLALHPAMTFTGTAVDVERLVGCCFGVTAPAELRMAAEVLVIEMGAEPQWIEEAARPLYHAALAIGANHLVTLVAQAMDLLRTAGVGEPGRMLGPLLGAALDNALRSGDAALTGPVARGDAGTVAAHLAELRAHAPENVPSYVAMARATADRALANGMLKAEYAEALLDALADGGTR, from the coding sequence GTGGTCGTTGACGAAAAGCCGGCCCGACTGACCGTCGGAGTCGTCGGAACCGGCCGCGTAGGCCCCGCACTCGCCGCCGCGCTGAAACTCGCCGGCCACCGCCCCGTCGCCGCCTCCGGCGTGTCCGACGCCTCCCGCCGCAGAGCCGAAGCGCTGCTCCCCGGCGTCCCGCTGATGGAACCCGCCGCCGTACTGGCCCGCGCCGACCTCGTCCTGCTCACCGTCCCCGACGACGCGCTCCCCGACCTGGTCGCGGGCCTCGCCCGCACCGGCGCCGTACGCCCCGGCCAACTCCTCGTGCACACCTCCGGCCGCTACGGCGCCGCCGTACTCGACCCCGCCCGCCGCGCCGGGGCCCTGCCCCTCGCGCTGCACCCCGCGATGACCTTCACCGGCACGGCCGTCGACGTCGAGCGCCTGGTCGGCTGCTGCTTCGGCGTCACCGCCCCGGCGGAACTGCGGATGGCCGCCGAAGTCCTCGTCATCGAGATGGGCGCCGAGCCGCAGTGGATCGAGGAGGCCGCCCGCCCGCTCTACCACGCCGCCCTCGCGATCGGCGCGAACCACCTCGTCACCCTGGTGGCCCAGGCGATGGACCTGCTCCGCACCGCCGGCGTCGGCGAACCCGGCCGGATGCTCGGCCCCCTGCTCGGCGCCGCCCTCGACAACGCGCTGCGCTCCGGCGACGCCGCCCTCACCGGCCCGGTGGCCCGCGGCGACGCCGGCACCGTCGCCGCCCACCTCGCGGAGCTGCGCGCGCACGCCCCCGAGAACGTTCCCTCGTACGTGGCCATGGCCCGCGCCACCGCGGACCGCGCCCTGGCCAACGGAATGCTCAAAGCCGAATACGCCGAGGCGCTGCTCGACGCCCTCGCCGACGGAGGGACCCGATGA